The following coding sequences are from one Streptomyces angustmyceticus window:
- a CDS encoding DEAD/DEAH box helicase yields MARRWEAKTAGETRPVPASLASRAGGMEESADSGAAAVRCAAIFLPAQPPRAGKIALWRPDGGPLPDVGRGGSGEATAGSGGAVETGEIVVARRHGNGARGRTVPAVLLPLVEAVPLLVRARHDPAAHPASACWGAATLHALHLAARGRLLPGLTAEDTDAWRAGPLDPEDIAHLRAVAAAMPAEAHAVPIAGSRPLQVHDPAVLVRLYVDAVADALPRTPAAGLVAGAPFAASEPQHLPGAREWAAEVAAGVDAGVRLSLRLDLAPHKVFDRREDSGTGGTEERSAAAAVLQVHSLTDPTLVADARGLWEGEGPDHFGPRSRVDTLLALRRAARIWAPLTRLLEQPVPDVLPLAEDELYDLLGEAAPRLGAAGVGVHWPRELARGLTATAVLRSAPGSATDGFGFFDTRELLHFRWQVAMDGVPLSEAEMDALAEAHRPVVRLRDQWVLVDPGLVRKARKRELGYLEPADALAATLHGTAEVDGEEVEVVPQGALAALRARLTAEARPLPQPPGLRATLRDYQLRGMAWLDTMTSLGLGGCLADDMGLGKTITVIALHLHRRPAAPVLVVCPASLLGNWQREIERFAPGTPVRRFHGAGRSLDGLDGGFVLTTYGTMRSSAPELAGRPWAWVVADEAQHVKNPRSSTARALRGIPAPARIALSGTPVENNLSELWALLDWTTPGLLGSLKTFRALHAREVEGGEDPRAAERLARLVRPFVLRRKKSDPGIAPELPPKTETDHPVALGREQAALYQAVVRETLARIETAEGIARRGLVMKLLTALKQICNHPAQYLKEAAPGLAARAGKLELLDELLDTILAEGGATLVFTQYVGMARLLERHLTHRGIPVQLLHGGTPVAEREKMVDRFQSGHAPVFLLSLKAAGTGLNLTRAGHVIHYDRWWNPAVEEQATDRAYRIGQTQPVQVHRLITEGTVEDNIAQLLGAKRALADAVLSGGESAFTELSDADLADLVSLRRPG; encoded by the coding sequence ATGGCAAGGCGATGGGAGGCGAAGACGGCAGGGGAGACCCGCCCCGTGCCCGCGTCCCTCGCGTCCCGCGCCGGAGGCATGGAGGAGAGCGCTGACAGCGGCGCTGCGGCGGTGCGTTGCGCTGCAATCTTCCTGCCCGCCCAGCCCCCGCGCGCCGGGAAGATCGCCCTGTGGCGTCCCGATGGCGGCCCGCTCCCGGATGTCGGGCGCGGAGGGAGCGGCGAAGCGACGGCGGGCAGCGGTGGGGCCGTCGAGACGGGGGAGATCGTCGTTGCCCGGCGCCATGGGAACGGCGCTCGTGGCCGTACGGTCCCCGCCGTGCTGCTGCCGCTGGTCGAGGCCGTCCCGCTGCTGGTCCGTGCCCGGCACGACCCGGCCGCGCACCCGGCCAGCGCCTGCTGGGGCGCGGCCACCCTGCACGCGCTGCATCTCGCCGCCCGCGGCAGGCTGCTCCCCGGGCTGACCGCCGAGGACACCGACGCCTGGCGCGCCGGGCCGCTGGACCCCGAGGACATCGCGCACCTCCGTGCCGTCGCCGCCGCCATGCCCGCCGAGGCCCACGCCGTGCCGATCGCCGGCAGCCGCCCGCTCCAGGTGCACGATCCGGCGGTCCTGGTACGGCTCTACGTGGACGCGGTCGCCGACGCGCTGCCGCGTACGCCGGCCGCCGGACTGGTGGCCGGTGCCCCGTTCGCCGCGAGCGAGCCCCAGCACCTCCCCGGTGCACGGGAGTGGGCCGCCGAGGTCGCGGCCGGGGTCGACGCCGGGGTGCGGCTCTCGCTGCGCCTCGATCTCGCCCCGCACAAGGTCTTCGACCGGAGGGAGGACAGCGGGACGGGCGGCACCGAAGAGCGCAGTGCGGCCGCCGCCGTCCTCCAGGTGCACAGCCTCACCGATCCCACCCTGGTCGCGGACGCCCGCGGCCTGTGGGAAGGCGAAGGGCCCGACCACTTCGGGCCGCGCTCCCGCGTCGACACCCTCCTCGCCCTGCGCCGCGCCGCCCGTATCTGGGCTCCGCTCACCCGCCTCCTGGAACAGCCCGTCCCGGACGTACTGCCGCTCGCCGAGGACGAGTTGTACGACCTGCTGGGCGAAGCCGCGCCGCGCCTGGGCGCCGCCGGAGTGGGCGTCCACTGGCCCAGGGAACTGGCCCGCGGCCTGACCGCGACGGCGGTGCTGCGATCGGCGCCGGGCTCGGCCACCGACGGCTTCGGCTTCTTCGACACCCGCGAACTGCTCCACTTCCGCTGGCAGGTGGCCATGGACGGGGTGCCGCTGAGCGAGGCGGAGATGGACGCCCTCGCCGAGGCGCACCGCCCCGTCGTCCGGCTGCGCGACCAGTGGGTCCTGGTCGATCCGGGGCTCGTCCGCAAGGCCCGGAAGCGCGAACTGGGCTACCTGGAGCCCGCGGACGCCCTCGCCGCGACGCTCCACGGCACCGCGGAGGTGGACGGGGAGGAGGTCGAGGTGGTGCCCCAGGGCGCCCTCGCCGCGCTGCGCGCTCGTCTCACCGCCGAAGCCCGGCCCCTGCCCCAGCCGCCGGGACTGCGGGCCACCCTGCGCGACTACCAACTACGGGGCATGGCCTGGCTCGACACCATGACCTCGCTCGGCCTCGGCGGCTGCCTCGCCGACGACATGGGCCTGGGCAAGACCATCACCGTCATCGCGCTCCACCTGCACCGCCGGCCCGCCGCACCCGTCCTCGTCGTCTGCCCGGCCTCCCTCCTCGGCAACTGGCAGCGCGAGATCGAACGCTTCGCCCCCGGCACCCCCGTACGCCGCTTCCACGGCGCGGGCCGCAGCCTCGACGGCCTGGACGGCGGCTTCGTCCTGACGACCTACGGGACCATGCGCAGCAGCGCCCCCGAACTGGCCGGACGCCCGTGGGCCTGGGTCGTCGCCGATGAGGCCCAGCACGTGAAGAATCCGCGCTCCTCGACGGCCAGGGCGCTGCGCGGCATCCCGGCCCCGGCCCGGATCGCCCTCAGCGGCACACCCGTCGAGAACAACCTCTCCGAGCTGTGGGCCCTGCTCGACTGGACGACACCCGGGCTGCTCGGGTCCCTCAAGACGTTCCGCGCGCTGCACGCCCGTGAGGTCGAGGGCGGTGAGGACCCGCGGGCGGCCGAGCGGCTGGCCCGGCTGGTGCGCCCGTTCGTCCTGCGCCGCAAGAAGTCCGATCCCGGTATCGCCCCCGAACTGCCGCCCAAGACCGAGACGGACCACCCGGTGGCGCTGGGCCGTGAACAGGCCGCGCTCTACCAGGCCGTCGTCCGCGAAACCCTCGCCCGGATCGAGACCGCCGAGGGCATCGCCCGCCGCGGCCTGGTCATGAAGCTGCTCACCGCCCTGAAGCAGATCTGCAACCACCCCGCGCAGTACCTCAAGGAGGCCGCGCCCGGCCTTGCCGCCCGTGCCGGGAAGCTCGAACTCCTCGACGAACTCCTGGACACCATCCTCGCCGAGGGCGGCGCGACCCTGGTCTTCACCCAGTACGTGGGCATGGCGCGGCTGCTCGAACGCCATCTGACGCACCGGGGCATCCCGGTGCAGCTGCTGCACGGCGGCACCCCGGTCGCCGAACGGGAGAAGATGGTCGACCGTTTCCAGTCGGGCCACGCCCCGGTCTTCCTGCTGTCCCTCAAGGCGGCGGGCACCGGCCTGAACCTGACGCGCGCCGGCCACGTGATCCACTACGACCGCTGGTGGAATCCGGCGGTGGAGGAACAGGCCACCGACCGTGCCTACCGCATCGGGCAGACCCAGCCCGTCCAGGTGCACCGGCTGATCACCGAGGGCACGGTCGAGGACAACATCGCACAGCTCCTCGGCGCCAAAAGGGCGCTCGCCGACGCGGTGCTCTCCGGGGGCGAGAGCGCGTTCACCGAACTCTCCGATGCCGACCTCGCCGACCTCGTCTCCCTCAGGAGGCCCGGATGA